In one Hymenobacter sp. DG25B genomic region, the following are encoded:
- a CDS encoding putative quinol monooxygenase, with product MPKPEDIYCVAAEWLVQPGQAETVRRLLKEAAAAVRQHEPGNLVYTAHQSAEEPERFFIYEQYVDQNAQLTHRAAPHFQDLVLGQIVPLLAERKTTFYRLLL from the coding sequence ATGCCCAAGCCAGAAGATATTTATTGCGTAGCCGCCGAATGGCTGGTGCAGCCGGGCCAGGCCGAAACGGTGCGGCGCCTGCTGAAGGAAGCTGCGGCAGCCGTACGGCAGCATGAGCCGGGTAACCTGGTCTACACGGCGCATCAGTCGGCTGAGGAGCCGGAGCGCTTCTTTATTTACGAGCAGTACGTGGACCAAAACGCGCAGCTAACGCACCGGGCCGCGCCACATTTTCAGGACCTGGTACTAGGACAGATTGTGCCCTTGCTGGCAGAGCGCAAAACCACGTTTTACCGCCTGCTGCTGTAA
- a CDS encoding PASTA domain-containing protein: protein MSFFKSDTPLDVLKHLLAMAAVVAIMVLGFFYVYLPMTTNHGETIVVPKITGMQQTDLEDYLDERNLLFFVDDSSYNPGTRPGTVLTQDPAPGEKVKEDRKIYISVSMKNPPVIKMPRLTDGSVKNAQMILKSYDLVVGQIQLVPDLAQNAVLKQLVNGKEIAPGAPIAKGTKVDLVVGDGQGNQEFPVPNVVNMPADEAATLLAGQGLQVGEIFYQAAEEGQEDGNVVKQRPVSSPGATIRTGQLVDLWVAGQAPLKPVE from the coding sequence ATGTCCTTTTTCAAATCAGATACGCCGCTTGATGTGCTGAAGCATTTGCTGGCTATGGCAGCGGTGGTAGCCATCATGGTACTCGGGTTTTTCTACGTGTATCTGCCCATGACCACCAACCACGGCGAAACCATTGTAGTACCTAAAATCACGGGGATGCAGCAGACCGATCTGGAGGATTATCTGGATGAGCGCAACCTGCTTTTCTTCGTGGACGACAGCAGCTACAACCCCGGCACCCGCCCCGGCACCGTGCTCACCCAGGACCCCGCCCCGGGCGAAAAGGTGAAGGAAGACCGCAAAATCTACATCTCCGTGTCGATGAAAAATCCGCCGGTGATTAAGATGCCCCGCCTCACGGATGGCTCGGTGAAAAACGCCCAGATGATTCTGAAAAGCTACGACCTGGTAGTAGGCCAGATTCAGCTGGTGCCCGACCTGGCCCAGAACGCCGTGCTGAAACAGCTGGTGAACGGTAAAGAAATTGCGCCCGGCGCCCCCATTGCCAAAGGCACCAAAGTAGACCTGGTAGTTGGCGACGGCCAGGGCAACCAGGAATTCCCGGTACCCAACGTAGTAAATATGCCCGCCGACGAAGCCGCTACCCTACTGGCCGGCCAGGGCCTGCAGGTAGGCGAAATCTTCTACCAGGCCGCCGAAGAAGGCCAGGAAGATGGCAATGTGGTGAAACAGCGCCCCGTTTCCTCGCCCGGCGCCACCATCCGCACCGGCCAGCTGGTGGATTTGTGGGTAGCTGGTCAGGCGCCCCTAAAGCCTGTTGAGTAA
- a CDS encoding rhodanese-like domain-containing protein, which produces MPDITPAELKQRQAEGTAPIIIDVRETWENEEGHIEGSRNIPMGELPGKLDELEGLKNQEVVVHCKGGGRSASAKAYLTQQGFTNVRNLLGGFQAYQQAQ; this is translated from the coding sequence ATGCCCGATATCACCCCCGCTGAACTGAAACAACGCCAGGCCGAAGGCACCGCTCCCATCATCATTGACGTGCGCGAAACCTGGGAAAATGAGGAAGGCCACATTGAAGGCAGCCGCAACATTCCCATGGGCGAGCTGCCCGGCAAGCTGGATGAGCTGGAAGGCCTGAAAAACCAGGAAGTGGTAGTACATTGCAAAGGCGGCGGCCGCTCGGCTTCGGCCAAGGCCTATCTCACCCAGCAAGGCTTTACCAACGTGCGCAACCTGCTCGGCGGCTTTCAGGCGTATCAGCAGGCCCAATAA
- a CDS encoding NADP-dependent oxidoreductase, with protein sequence MKTILLASRPQGAPTLANFRFEEQEIPQPQAGQVLLKMRYASVDPYMRGRMSDAKSYVAPFEVGQPINGGVVAEVVESHNEQLPVGSIVVGNLPWQEYCVSGGQGLTRVPANQAPLSYYLGLLGMTGLTAYFGLLDICQPKPGETVVVSGAAGAVGMVVGQLAKIKGARVIGTAGSDEKVAELKKLGFDEAINYKTTPDIAQALAAAAPRGVDCYFDNVGGAITDAVYDLLNKHARIALCGQISMYNATSVPMGPRPEPKLLKTSALLKGFIVSDYLERWPEGIQHLAEWYQQGKLQAEETITEGFDQLPAAFLGLFQGENTGKAIVKVA encoded by the coding sequence ATGAAAACCATACTGCTGGCCAGTCGCCCACAGGGCGCGCCTACCCTCGCTAATTTTCGATTTGAAGAACAGGAAATTCCGCAGCCCCAGGCCGGGCAGGTGCTCCTGAAAATGCGCTACGCCTCCGTAGACCCCTATATGCGGGGCCGTATGAGCGACGCCAAGTCCTACGTGGCCCCGTTTGAAGTAGGGCAGCCCATTAATGGGGGCGTAGTGGCCGAAGTGGTGGAAAGCCATAACGAGCAGCTGCCCGTAGGCAGCATAGTAGTAGGCAACCTGCCCTGGCAGGAATACTGCGTGTCCGGCGGGCAGGGCCTCACGCGGGTGCCTGCCAATCAGGCGCCGTTGAGCTACTATCTGGGTTTGCTGGGCATGACGGGCCTCACGGCTTATTTCGGGCTGCTGGATATCTGCCAGCCCAAGCCCGGCGAAACGGTAGTAGTGTCCGGGGCAGCCGGCGCCGTAGGCATGGTGGTGGGCCAGCTGGCTAAAATTAAAGGCGCCCGCGTTATCGGCACAGCCGGCTCCGATGAGAAAGTGGCCGAATTGAAGAAGCTGGGGTTTGATGAAGCCATCAACTACAAAACCACCCCGGACATAGCCCAAGCTCTGGCCGCGGCCGCCCCAAGGGGCGTAGACTGCTACTTTGATAACGTGGGCGGCGCCATTACCGATGCCGTGTACGACCTGCTGAACAAGCACGCCCGCATTGCCCTGTGCGGCCAGATTTCGATGTATAACGCCACTTCGGTGCCCATGGGCCCGCGCCCGGAGCCCAAGCTTCTGAAAACCAGCGCCCTGCTAAAGGGTTTTATAGTGAGCGACTACCTGGAGCGCTGGCCCGAGGGCATTCAGCACCTGGCCGAGTGGTATCAGCAAGGCAAGCTGCAGGCCGAAGAAACCATTACCGAAGGCTTCGACCAGCTGCCGGCCGCATTTCTGGGCTTATTCCAGGGCGAAAACACCGGCAAGGCCATTGTGAAAGTCGCTTAA
- a CDS encoding iron-containing alcohol dehydrogenase yields the protein MKNFQFYNPVRILFGKGQIASVAQQVPAGAKVLITYGGGSIKQNGVYEQVTAALQGFDTVEFGGIEANPHYETLMQAVELARTEKVDFILAVGGGSVVDGTKFIAAAVPFQGEDPWDILSKRAKVTSALPFGAVLTLPATGSEMNSGSVVTRVSTKEKLAFSSPLTFPKFSILDPETCFTLPKRQIANGIADAFTHVLEQYLTYPVNTPLQDRQAEAVLLTLIEEAPKVLENPRGYDAMANFMWAATNALNGTLAAGVVTDWSTHYVAHELTALHGIDHARTLAIVLPAMLRYRRAGKLQKLVQYGQRVWNITAGTDEERAEAAVQATVRFFESLEIKTRLSDYEVGEETIRHIVQRFTERGVKNLGERADVQIADVEQILTLSL from the coding sequence ATGAAAAACTTCCAGTTCTATAACCCCGTCCGCATTTTGTTTGGCAAAGGCCAGATTGCCAGTGTGGCCCAGCAGGTGCCCGCCGGCGCCAAAGTGCTTATCACTTATGGTGGAGGCAGCATCAAGCAAAACGGCGTTTACGAGCAGGTGACAGCCGCGCTGCAGGGCTTTGATACCGTGGAGTTTGGCGGCATTGAAGCCAACCCGCACTACGAAACCCTGATGCAGGCCGTGGAGCTGGCTCGCACGGAAAAGGTGGACTTTATTCTGGCCGTTGGGGGTGGCTCCGTGGTAGATGGCACCAAGTTTATTGCCGCCGCCGTGCCATTTCAGGGCGAAGACCCGTGGGATATTCTCAGCAAGCGCGCCAAGGTAACCAGCGCCCTGCCCTTTGGCGCAGTGCTCACGCTGCCCGCTACGGGCTCAGAAATGAATTCCGGCTCTGTTGTTACCCGCGTATCGACCAAAGAAAAGCTGGCGTTCAGCTCGCCGCTCACCTTCCCCAAATTCTCCATCCTCGACCCCGAAACCTGCTTCACGCTGCCCAAGCGCCAGATTGCCAATGGCATTGCGGATGCGTTTACGCACGTGCTGGAGCAGTACCTCACCTACCCCGTCAACACGCCCCTGCAGGACCGGCAGGCCGAAGCGGTGCTGCTCACGCTGATTGAGGAAGCGCCCAAAGTGCTCGAAAACCCACGGGGCTACGATGCCATGGCCAACTTTATGTGGGCCGCCACCAATGCCCTGAACGGCACCCTGGCGGCCGGCGTGGTTACCGACTGGAGCACGCACTACGTGGCCCACGAGTTGACCGCCCTGCACGGCATCGACCATGCCCGCACCCTGGCCATTGTGCTGCCCGCCATGCTGCGCTACCGCCGTGCCGGCAAGCTGCAGAAGCTGGTGCAATACGGTCAGCGCGTCTGGAACATTACCGCGGGTACCGATGAGGAGCGCGCCGAAGCCGCCGTTCAGGCCACCGTACGCTTTTTTGAATCCCTGGAAATCAAAACCCGCCTTTCCGATTATGAAGTGGGCGAGGAAACCATTAGGCACATTGTGCAGCGCTTCACGGAGCGCGGCGTGAAAAACCTGGGCGAGCGGGCCGATGTGCAGATTGCCGACGTAGAGCAGATTCTCACCCTCAGCCTGTAA
- a CDS encoding MarR family winged helix-turn-helix transcriptional regulator — translation MSNSDPTPTPDPSWLKLENQLCFPLYAVSRMLTKAYQPLLQELDLTYPQYLVLLLLWEHEQLTVKALGDNLLLDSGTLTPLLKRMEQKQWISRHRDPQDERSVIISLLPAGRTLQNSACRIPEKMLEKLHLSPAEVDNLRQQLNTLLARLT, via the coding sequence ATGAGCAACTCTGACCCTACCCCTACGCCTGATCCTTCCTGGCTGAAGCTGGAAAACCAACTGTGTTTTCCGCTGTATGCCGTTTCCCGCATGCTAACCAAAGCCTACCAACCCCTGCTGCAGGAGTTGGACCTCACCTATCCGCAATACCTGGTGCTGCTGCTGCTCTGGGAGCATGAGCAGCTGACGGTGAAAGCTCTGGGCGATAATCTACTGCTGGACTCGGGCACGCTGACGCCTTTGCTGAAGCGCATGGAGCAAAAGCAATGGATAAGCCGCCACCGCGACCCGCAGGATGAGCGCTCCGTGATTATCAGCCTGTTGCCGGCCGGCCGCACCCTGCAGAATAGCGCCTGCCGCATTCCCGAAAAGATGCTGGAGAAACTGCATCTCTCGCCTGCCGAGGTAGACAACTTGCGTCAGCAGTTGAATACGCTTCTGGCGCGCCTTACTTAA
- a CDS encoding type 1 glutamine amidotransferase domain-containing protein, translating into MNILMVLTSHDQLGNTGHKTGFWLEEFAAPYYVFKDAGATLTLASPAGGQPPLDPKSDDPSAQTEATERFKKDSEAQKALASTVKLDSVSAADFDAVFYPGGHGPLWDLAEDKKSIELIETMYAAGKPVAAVCHAPGVLRHVKAPDGSSIVKGKSVAGFTNTEEEAVQLTNVVPFLVEDMLKQNGGNYSKGADWQPYIVTAGNLITGQNPASSEPAAKELLKQLAK; encoded by the coding sequence ATGAACATACTAATGGTATTGACCTCCCACGACCAGCTGGGAAATACGGGCCACAAAACCGGCTTCTGGCTGGAAGAATTTGCCGCGCCCTATTACGTGTTCAAAGATGCCGGCGCCACCCTCACGCTGGCCTCACCGGCCGGCGGCCAGCCCCCGCTGGACCCCAAAAGCGACGACCCCAGCGCCCAGACCGAAGCCACGGAGCGCTTCAAAAAAGACTCCGAAGCGCAAAAAGCCCTGGCCAGCACCGTGAAGCTCGACAGCGTGTCGGCAGCTGATTTTGACGCCGTGTTCTACCCCGGCGGCCACGGCCCGCTGTGGGATTTGGCCGAAGACAAAAAGTCGATTGAGCTGATTGAAACGATGTACGCCGCCGGTAAGCCCGTTGCGGCCGTATGCCACGCTCCCGGCGTGCTGCGCCACGTGAAAGCCCCCGATGGCAGCTCCATTGTGAAAGGCAAATCAGTGGCCGGCTTCACCAATACCGAGGAAGAAGCGGTGCAGCTGACTAACGTAGTGCCTTTCCTGGTGGAAGATATGCTGAAGCAGAACGGCGGCAACTACTCCAAAGGCGCCGACTGGCAGCCCTACATCGTAACCGCCGGCAACCTGATTACTGGCCAGAACCCGGCCTCCTCCGAGCCCGCCGCCAAAGAGCTGCTGAAGCAGCTGGCGAAGTAG
- a CDS encoding T9SS type A sorting domain-containing protein gives MTWATQLRAQNVQPLSADPGRASPVGNASHSAARGTSIALPFFDDFAQQPEGTPNAEHWEPRGGTLVNNRFPVAPPSRNVVTFDGLKANGQPYGSSSFYSDTDTLTSLPIDLSGLTAGSNVYLSFFWQAGSIVGSPSAASSTRQVAFTLEFLNDAGQWQSIWSQRSTGRRTDFAQEIVAVTEPQYLHANFRFRFHSIGNQANTRDAWSLDYLKLDRNRSAADTTYRDIATSAPLTSLLKRYASMPAVQLAAAPTPADELNDQTGTTINNFDIGPAPTPITWRGTAQNLPRGPELQFLTGNRSIDASARQVPIMGDVRTVAASLLTGGPQRIRHRILLGTNETDSRIQPNDSISRVTELSDYYAYDDGTAEAAVSLPALTGGASTFFAYRIDLNQPDQVRSVRLYPVLPNAAGRAITLSVWADENGKPAEKPLASVPYTVPATAPAGGFLDVPFSQPVGVSGTFYVGYGQASLGQFVQFGLDLNSSPPANYFFYQVRNEWSAVTDFSGALMLRPVMTGTVTAATPSRAAALLTLYPNPSTGIVQVKGRYTHATVLDALGRTVWQQTGLAQGQPALDLSRLPAGVYFMRLALPDGSLATKRLVLTR, from the coding sequence TTGACGTGGGCCACGCAGCTGCGGGCGCAAAACGTACAGCCGCTTTCCGCTGACCCAGGCCGGGCGTCACCGGTTGGCAACGCTTCCCATTCAGCGGCCCGGGGCACCAGTATAGCATTACCCTTTTTCGATGATTTTGCCCAGCAGCCCGAAGGCACGCCTAATGCCGAGCATTGGGAACCGCGCGGTGGAACATTAGTGAATAACCGGTTTCCGGTGGCGCCGCCCTCCCGCAACGTTGTCACGTTTGATGGCCTGAAAGCAAATGGCCAGCCCTACGGCAGCTCTTCCTTTTACAGTGATACCGATACGCTCACCTCGTTGCCCATTGACTTAAGTGGGCTTACCGCTGGCTCCAACGTGTATCTGAGCTTTTTCTGGCAGGCGGGCAGTATTGTAGGCTCGCCGTCGGCGGCCAGCTCTACGCGGCAGGTGGCTTTCACCCTGGAATTTCTGAACGACGCTGGCCAGTGGCAGTCCATCTGGAGCCAGCGCAGCACGGGCCGCCGCACCGATTTTGCCCAGGAAATTGTGGCCGTAACCGAGCCGCAATACCTGCACGCCAACTTCCGCTTCCGCTTTCACAGTATCGGCAACCAGGCCAACACCCGCGACGCCTGGAGCCTGGATTACCTGAAGCTGGACCGCAACCGCTCCGCCGCCGACACCACCTACCGCGACATTGCCACCAGCGCCCCGCTCACTTCCTTGCTAAAGCGCTACGCCAGCATGCCCGCCGTGCAGCTGGCGGCCGCGCCCACCCCCGCCGATGAGCTGAACGACCAGACCGGCACCACCATCAACAACTTCGACATTGGCCCTGCCCCTACGCCCATTACCTGGCGCGGCACGGCCCAGAACCTGCCCAGGGGTCCGGAGCTGCAGTTCCTTACCGGCAACCGCTCCATTGATGCCAGCGCCCGGCAGGTGCCCATTATGGGCGACGTACGCACCGTGGCCGCGTCCCTACTCACGGGCGGGCCGCAGCGCATCCGGCACCGCATTTTGCTGGGCACCAACGAAACCGACTCGCGCATCCAGCCCAACGACTCCATTTCCCGTGTAACGGAGCTCTCCGACTATTATGCCTACGATGATGGCACGGCCGAAGCAGCCGTCAGCCTGCCGGCCCTGACGGGCGGAGCCTCCACCTTTTTCGCCTACCGCATCGACCTGAACCAGCCCGACCAGGTGCGCAGCGTACGCTTGTACCCGGTGCTGCCCAATGCCGCCGGCCGGGCCATTACGCTCTCCGTTTGGGCCGATGAAAACGGGAAGCCCGCCGAAAAACCCTTGGCTTCCGTTCCGTACACCGTCCCCGCTACGGCCCCGGCGGGCGGGTTTCTGGATGTTCCCTTTTCGCAGCCAGTGGGGGTAAGCGGCACGTTTTACGTGGGCTACGGGCAGGCTTCCCTGGGGCAGTTTGTGCAGTTTGGGCTGGATTTAAACAGCTCACCGCCCGCCAATTACTTCTTCTATCAGGTCCGGAACGAGTGGTCGGCGGTGACGGACTTTTCCGGGGCCCTGATGCTACGCCCCGTGATGACGGGTACGGTAACGGCCGCCACGCCTTCCCGGGCTGCGGCCCTGCTTACGCTCTATCCTAATCCCTCTACCGGCATAGTACAGGTGAAAGGTCGCTATACGCACGCCACCGTGCTGGATGCGCTGGGCCGCACCGTGTGGCAGCAAACCGGCCTGGCCCAGGGCCAGCCTGCGCTGGACTTATCCAGGCTGCCGGCCGGGGTGTACTTCATGCGGCTGGCCCTGCCCGATGGCAGCCTGGCCACCAAGCGGCTGGTGCTGACGCGCTAG
- a CDS encoding organic hydroperoxide resistance protein has product MKLEKKLFTAQAKAKGGRDGHVSSNDEVLNIALSTPKAMGGPGKTGATNPEQLFAAGYAACFEGALGVAARQAGVRLEGVTVEGLIGFGQAEDGGYGISADLHVNIPGLAQSQAEELVEAAHQICPYSRATRGNIEVNLHTTTN; this is encoded by the coding sequence ATGAAACTCGAGAAAAAACTTTTCACGGCCCAGGCCAAAGCCAAAGGTGGCCGGGATGGCCACGTTTCTTCTAATGATGAAGTGCTGAACATTGCCCTGAGCACGCCCAAAGCTATGGGTGGCCCCGGCAAAACCGGCGCTACCAACCCCGAGCAGCTGTTTGCGGCCGGTTATGCGGCTTGCTTTGAAGGTGCCCTGGGCGTAGCTGCCCGCCAGGCCGGCGTACGGCTGGAAGGCGTTACCGTAGAAGGCCTCATCGGTTTTGGCCAGGCCGAGGATGGCGGCTACGGCATCTCCGCCGACCTGCACGTGAACATTCCCGGGCTGGCACAATCCCAGGCGGAAGAGTTGGTAGAAGCCGCGCATCAGATTTGCCCCTACTCCCGCGCTACCCGCGGCAACATTGAGGTAAACCTGCACACTACCACTAACTAG
- a CDS encoding D-alanine--D-alanine ligase has protein sequence MKIGIFFGGPSREREISFAGGRTVYDNLDKSLFQAVPVFVDSRGNFILLDWHYIYKGTIRDFYPPVSALPASEHKLQVYLESLGELSLAQQDEIINQVGRRIQPQELSSLMDFAFLALHGPGGEDGAIQGLLEWYGIPYSGSGVLPSAFGIDKIAQKKLLHALNRPTPEFRVVSAEEWDAADPAATLAYLERELGLPLVFKAPRQGSSIGISILRTANVEAFHRAMERSLFRKTVTRDDWQRLSERDKIMWVQQLTDIREGIGLPVMLDADDEHIIYHPEALLNTLAERLQTAEQVRLTNVDGETQVLVESFVQGREFSCIVVEDPNGQPLALPPTEIVKGEEMFDYRSKYLPGLARKITPIDLPEDEIQRIREACEEMFRTFGFQVYARLDGFISSQLPVAGSQISGEETGNSQPATENSIFLNDPNTTSGMLPASFFFHQAAEIGLNPSQFLTYLIRTSLAARRRAGMRPVQLQRLLRGLDAAVAARGHEERQRIKVAVIMGGYSSERHISVESGRNIYEKLSSSIKYEPVPVFLTGNNQDFRLYVLPINVMLKDNADDIKEKVEHMEAGHSLHPILERIRREAEAITSTYAGQPTAQPRRVSFEELAKMVDEVFIALHGRPGEDGALQQQLEKFGLPYNGSGVGSSSITINKFETNRRLREAGMRVAEHRMANRLEWQADAEGFYRSLETQFPYPFIAKPADDGCSSAVKKVKNRPELEAFTRLIFREQEDLMIPDAETLHLGFKEEFPRKDAFLVETLIERDGAAHFLEITGGLLTHWRSDGQLDIEVFEASEALATGEVLSLEEKFLAGEGQNITPARYAADAIERQRISDEVKEELRRVAEILNIQGYARIDAFVRVRDNGAVEVIIIEVNSLPGMTPATCIFHQTALAGYTPYDFIDQILEFGKERTRKEKLAVNS, from the coding sequence ATGAAAATAGGCATCTTCTTCGGCGGACCGTCGCGTGAGCGGGAAATTTCCTTTGCGGGCGGCCGCACTGTATATGATAACCTGGACAAGTCGCTGTTTCAGGCCGTTCCCGTATTCGTGGACAGCCGCGGCAACTTCATCCTGCTGGACTGGCACTACATTTATAAAGGCACCATCCGGGACTTTTATCCGCCCGTTTCGGCCCTGCCTGCCTCCGAACACAAGCTGCAGGTGTACCTGGAAAGCCTGGGCGAGCTGAGCCTTGCCCAACAGGACGAAATTATCAATCAGGTAGGCCGCCGTATTCAGCCGCAGGAGCTGAGCAGCCTCATGGATTTTGCCTTCCTGGCTCTGCATGGTCCCGGCGGCGAAGATGGCGCTATTCAGGGCCTGCTGGAGTGGTACGGCATTCCGTATTCCGGCTCCGGCGTGCTGCCCTCGGCCTTTGGCATCGATAAAATTGCCCAGAAAAAGCTGCTCCACGCCCTGAACCGGCCCACGCCGGAGTTCCGCGTGGTATCGGCCGAAGAATGGGACGCCGCCGACCCGGCTGCTACCCTGGCTTACCTGGAGCGCGAGCTGGGCTTGCCGCTGGTGTTCAAAGCCCCGCGCCAGGGCAGCAGCATTGGCATCAGCATTCTGCGCACCGCCAACGTGGAGGCTTTCCACCGCGCCATGGAGCGCAGCCTGTTCCGCAAAACCGTGACCCGCGACGATTGGCAGCGCCTCTCGGAGCGCGACAAAATCATGTGGGTGCAGCAGCTCACCGACATCCGTGAGGGCATTGGCCTGCCCGTGATGTTGGATGCCGATGATGAGCACATTATCTACCACCCCGAGGCCCTGCTAAACACGCTGGCTGAGCGCCTGCAAACCGCCGAACAGGTGCGCCTGACCAACGTGGACGGCGAAACCCAGGTGCTGGTGGAAAGCTTTGTACAGGGCCGCGAGTTTTCCTGCATTGTGGTGGAAGACCCCAACGGTCAGCCACTGGCGCTGCCGCCCACGGAGATTGTGAAGGGCGAGGAGATGTTCGACTACCGCTCGAAATACCTGCCCGGCCTGGCCCGCAAAATCACCCCCATCGATTTACCGGAAGACGAAATTCAGCGCATCCGGGAAGCCTGTGAGGAGATGTTCCGCACGTTCGGCTTCCAGGTGTACGCGCGGCTGGATGGGTTTATCAGTTCCCAGTTACCAGTTGCCGGTTCCCAGATTTCAGGTGAAGAAACTGGCAACTCGCAACCGGCAACTGAAAACTCCATTTTCCTCAACGACCCGAACACCACGTCGGGCATGTTGCCGGCCTCGTTCTTCTTCCACCAGGCGGCGGAAATCGGGCTCAATCCTTCGCAGTTTCTGACCTATCTGATTCGCACTTCTCTGGCAGCACGCCGCCGGGCGGGTATGCGGCCCGTACAGCTGCAGCGCCTGCTGCGTGGGCTGGATGCGGCCGTAGCTGCCCGCGGGCACGAGGAGCGTCAGCGCATTAAAGTGGCCGTCATTATGGGCGGCTATTCTTCGGAGCGCCACATTTCGGTGGAAAGCGGCCGCAACATCTACGAGAAGCTCAGCTCCTCTATTAAGTATGAGCCGGTGCCCGTATTCCTGACCGGCAACAACCAGGATTTCCGCCTGTACGTGCTGCCTATCAACGTCATGCTGAAGGACAACGCCGACGACATCAAGGAGAAAGTGGAGCACATGGAGGCGGGCCACAGCCTGCACCCTATTCTGGAGCGCATCCGCCGCGAAGCAGAAGCCATTACCAGCACCTATGCCGGTCAGCCTACCGCGCAGCCGCGCCGGGTATCGTTTGAGGAACTGGCCAAGATGGTAGATGAGGTGTTTATTGCCCTGCACGGTCGTCCCGGCGAGGACGGTGCTTTGCAGCAGCAACTGGAAAAGTTCGGCCTGCCCTACAACGGCTCGGGCGTGGGCAGCAGCAGTATCACCATCAATAAGTTTGAAACCAACCGCCGCCTGCGCGAAGCCGGCATGCGTGTGGCCGAGCACCGCATGGCCAACCGCCTGGAATGGCAGGCCGATGCCGAGGGCTTCTACCGCTCCCTGGAAACGCAGTTTCCCTACCCCTTCATTGCCAAGCCCGCCGACGACGGCTGCTCTTCGGCGGTGAAAAAAGTAAAGAACCGCCCTGAGCTGGAGGCTTTCACCCGCCTCATCTTCCGGGAGCAGGAAGACCTGATGATACCCGATGCCGAAACGCTGCACTTAGGCTTCAAGGAGGAATTCCCCCGCAAGGACGCCTTCTTGGTAGAAACCTTGATTGAGCGCGACGGCGCGGCTCACTTCCTCGAAATTACGGGCGGTCTGCTCACCCACTGGCGCTCCGATGGGCAGCTGGACATTGAGGTTTTTGAGGCTTCCGAAGCGCTGGCTACCGGTGAGGTATTGAGCCTGGAGGAGAAGTTCCTGGCCGGCGAAGGCCAGAACATCACCCCGGCCCGCTACGCCGCCGATGCCATTGAGCGCCAGCGCATTTCCGACGAGGTGAAGGAAGAGCTACGCCGCGTGGCCGAAATCCTGAACATTCAGGGCTACGCCCGCATCGACGCGTTTGTGCGGGTGCGCGACAACGGCGCAGTGGAGGTCATCATCATCGAGGTAAACTCCCTGCCCGGCATGACGCCCGCCACCTGCATCTTCCATCAAACCGCGCTGGCCGGCTACACGCCCTACGATTTCATCGACCAGATTCTGGAGTTCGGCAAAGAGCGCACCCGTAAAGAAAAGCTGGCGGTGAACAGCTAA
- a CDS encoding porin family protein — MYIRFLLAVPALLLSQLAVGQHLRFGVKAGANYSRDKVKHTVGPDRLLGINGGLVARYSLTEDGFWSIQSELLYSAKGAKDKYGSTTTGARTTNYYHRNYLDLPILTKINAKGLTFEAGPQLSYLLSFKNDVNNDLYEQPQRRDFNSLQLGYVAGIGYELPSGPNITLRYCGDITHPLQYSPTRNSVFQAQLGYMFGAKQ; from the coding sequence ATGTATATCCGCTTCTTGCTGGCAGTGCCAGCCCTGCTGCTTAGCCAGCTGGCCGTTGGTCAGCACCTTCGTTTCGGCGTGAAGGCCGGCGCTAATTATTCCCGGGACAAGGTAAAGCACACCGTTGGCCCCGACCGACTATTGGGCATTAATGGCGGGTTGGTAGCACGCTACTCCCTGACCGAAGATGGATTCTGGAGCATTCAATCCGAGCTATTATATTCAGCGAAAGGGGCAAAAGATAAATACGGCAGCACTACTACCGGTGCCCGGACAACCAACTACTACCACCGTAATTACCTCGATTTGCCGATCCTGACAAAAATCAATGCCAAAGGACTCACATTTGAAGCAGGGCCGCAACTCAGCTATCTGCTCAGTTTTAAGAACGATGTGAACAACGACCTGTATGAACAGCCCCAGCGCCGCGACTTTAACAGCCTGCAGCTGGGATATGTAGCCGGTATCGGTTACGAGCTGCCTTCCGGCCCAAATATCACGCTACGTTATTGTGGTGATATAACTCATCCTCTCCAGTACAGCCCCACGCGCAACTCCGTCTTTCAGGCCCAGCTGGGGTATATGTTCGGGGCGAAGCAGTAA